One genomic region from Salvia hispanica cultivar TCC Black 2014 chromosome 2, UniMelb_Shisp_WGS_1.0, whole genome shotgun sequence encodes:
- the LOC125208084 gene encoding cytochrome P450 71D10-like has product MEFDLPSTLIPLIPFLLFLFIFLKSQSISKSAKRYSHIPGPKPLPLIGNLHLMLRDSSSGPHSLFRSLAAKHGPLMHLQLGELHVLIVSSVEFAKEVMRTHDTNFANRPVMLATEEITYNSTDIVFSPYGDYWRHLRKICTVELLTARRVRSFRSIREEEVTNMCNWIASREGSTIDLSERLYMTSYDVIMRVAAAKASAEDREMMISLSMEASKLSSGFMLADLYPSIKLLPLITGDRFKIRRVHRKLDEMLDGIIEQQRPASHRGNESKVEGFIDILLKFERDGTLTADNVKAVLLDMFLAGTDTSATTVEWAMSELIRNHSKLIIAQQEVRKVFDNEGSYIDEDKFHELKYLKLVIKETLRLHPPAPLLIPRVNSQRCEINGYEIPAGSRVIVNGWALGRDPEYWNDAEKFMPERFEESSHDFNGSNLEYIPFGAGRRICPGLLFGLANVELPLAMLLYHFDWEMPNGMKYEELDMTEGFGVTVRKKHHLCLIPIVKRPLQR; this is encoded by the exons ATGGAGTTTGACCTCCCTTCAACACTCATCCCTCTAATTCCCTttctcctcttcctcttcataTTCCTCAAATCTCAATCAATCTCAAAATCAGCAAAGAGATACTCACACATCCCCGGCCCCAAACCCCTCCCTCTCATCGGAAACCTCCACCTCATGCTCCGCGACTCCTCCTCCGGCCCCCACAGCCTCTTCCGCTCCCTCGCCGCCAAACACGGCCCTTTAATGCACCTCCAGCTCGGCGAGCTCCACGTCCTCATCGTCTCCTCCGTCGAATTCGCAAAGGAAGTGATGAGAACTCACGACACTAATTTCGCGAACCGCCCCGTGATGCTTGCGACGGAGGAGATCACCTACAACTCCACCGACATCGTCTTCTCCCCCTACGGCGACTACTGGCGCCACCTGCGGAAGATCTGCACTGTCGAGCTCCTCACCGCCCGGCGCGTGCGGTCCTTCCGCAGCATACGAGAAGAGGAGGTCACCAACATGTGCAATTGGATCGCGTCTCGCGAGGGATCAACCATTGATCTCTCGGAGAGGCTTTATATGACGTCGTACGACGTCATCATGAGGGTGGCCGCCGCCAAGGCCAGTGCCGAAGATCGTGAAATGATGATTTCTCTATCCATGGAAGCCTCAAAGTTGTCTTCGGGATTCATGCTGGCTGATCTCTATCCTTCCATCAAATTACTCCCGCTGATCACCGGAGACCGGTTCAAGATCCGAAGGGTACATCGAAAATTAGATGAGATGCTCGATGGCATCATCGAGCAGCAGAGACCGGCCTCACATCGCGGCAATGAGTCTAAGGTTGAAGGTTTTATAGATATTCTCCTCAAATTTGAAAGAGATGGGACTTTAACTGCAGACAATGTCAAAGCAGTGCTACtg GATATGTTTCTGGCAGGAACCGACACGTCAGCTACTACCGTAGAATGGGCAATGTCAGAGCTGATTAGAAACCATAGCAAACTCATCATAGCTCAACAAGAAGTCAGAAAGGTTTTTGACAACGAGGGATCATATATAGACGAAGACAAGTTCCATGAGCTAAAATACCTTAAATTAGTCATTAAAGAGACTTTGAGATTGCACCCACCGGCCCCACTTTTAATCCCTAGAGTCAACTCCCAAAGATGTGAAATCAATGGTTACGAAATCCCAGCAGGAAGCAGAGTTATAGTGAATGGATGGGCACTCGGAAGAGACCCCGAGTACTGGAACGATGCTGAGAAGTTTATGCCCGAGAGATTTGAGGAAAGTTCTCATGATTTCAATGGGAGCAATCTTGAGTATATACCATTTGGGGCGGGAAGGAGAATCTGTCCCGGCTTGTTGTTCGGGCTCGCCAACGTGGAGCTTCCACTGGCTATGCTTCTCTATCATTTTGATTGGGAAATGCCGAACGGGATGAAATATGAAGAATTGGATATGACAGAGGGCTTTGGCGTCACTGTTCGTAAGAAACACCATTTGTGTTTAATCCCTATTGTTAAGCGACCTTTGCAGaggtga
- the LOC125204963 gene encoding cytochrome P450 71D10-like translates to MELNIQSILIILLPFLLFLYMFLKSQTISKSAKIYSHFPGPKPLPLIGNLHLMLRASSGPHRLFRSLAAKHGPLMHLQLGELHFLIVSSIEFAKEVMKTHDANFSNRPPMLATEELAYNSTDLIFSPYGDHWRHLRKICTVELLTARRVRSFRSIREEEVTNMCNWIASREGSSIDLSERLYLSAYDVIVRVAAAKADAEDRETMISLSMETTKLASGFMLADLYPSIKLLPLVTGARFKIRRIHRKLDEMLDGMIQQQRAAAHRGNEAKVEGFLDILLRFERDGTLTTDHVKAVLQDILLGGTDTSASTIEWAMSELMRNPSKLNKAQQEIRNVFHKVGSYVDEDKFDELKYLRLIIKETLRLHPPVPLVAKLNSERCEINGYEIPAKTRVLVNAWALGRDPEHWNDPEKFIPERFEESSVGYNGSNLEYIPFGAGRRICAGILLAQADIELPLAMLLYHFDWKMPNGKKAEELAMTESFGATLHKKHPLRLIPIVKRPLRGGA, encoded by the exons ATGGAGCTCAACATCCAATCAATACTCATAATTCTACTCccctttcttctttttctctacaTGTTTCTCAAATCTCAAACAATCTCAAAATCAGCAAAGATTTACTCACACTTCCCCGGCCCCAAACCCCTCCCTTTGATCGGAAACCTCCACCTCATGCTCCGCGCCTCCTCCGGCCCCCACCGCCTCTTCCGTTCCCTCGCCGCCAAACACGGCCCCTTAATGCATCTCCAGCTCGGCGAGCTCCACTTCCTCATCGTCTCCTCCATCGAATTCGCAAAGGAAGTGATGAAAACCCACGACGCCAACTTCTCCAACCGGCCTCCGATGCTTGCGACGGAGGAGCTGGCCTACAACTCCACCGACCTCATCTTCTCCCCCTACGGCGACCACTGGCGCCACCTGCGGAAGATCTGCACCGTCGAGCTCCTCACCGCCCGGCGCGTGCGGTCCTTCCGCAGCATACGGGAAGAGGAGGTCACCAACATGTGCAATTGGATCGCCTCTCGCGAGGGATCATCGATTGATCTCTCGGAGAGGCTCTACTTGTCGGCCTACGACGTTATCGTGAGGGTGGCCGCCGCCAAGGCCGATGCCGAAGATCGTGAAACGATGATTTCTCTATCCATGGAAACCACAAAGCTGGCTTCGGGATTCATGCTGGCCGATCTCTATCCTTCCATCAAATTACTGCCGCTGGTCACCGGAGCCCGGTTTAAGATCCGAAGGATTCATCGAAAATTAGATGAGATGCTCGATGGCATGATCCAGCAGCAGAGAGCGGCCGCGCATCGCGGCAATGAGGCTAAGGTTGAAGGTTTCTTAGATATTCTCCTCAGATTTGAAAGAGATGGGACTTTAACTACAGACCATGTCAAAGCAGTGCTACAG GATATATTACTTGGAGGAACAGACACGTCAGCCTCTACCATAGAATGGGCAATGTCAGAGCTAATGAGAAACCCTAGCAAACTCAACAAAGCTCAACAAGAAATCAGAAATGTTTTTCACAAGGTGGGATCATACGTAGATGAAGACAAGTTCGATGAGCTAAAATACCTCAGATTAATTATCAAAGAGACTCTGAGATTGCACCCACCGGTACCACTAGTCGCCAAACTGAACTCCGAGAGATGTGAAATCAATGGGTACGAAATCCCAGCAAAAACTAGAGTTTTAGTGAATGCATGGGCACTGGGAAGAGACCCCGAGCATTGGAACGATCCAGAGAAGTTTATACCTGAGAGATTCGAAGAAAGCTCTGTTGGTTACAACGGGAGCAATCTCGAATACATACCCTTTGGTGCAGGAAGGAGAATATGTGCCGGCATATTGTTGGCGCAGGCCGATATTGAGCTTCCGCTTGCAATGCTTCTCTATCATTTTGATTGGAAAATGCCAAATGGGAAGAAAGCAGAAGAATTGGCTATGACAGAGAGCTTCGGCGCCACTCTTCATAAGAAACACCCTTTGCGTTTGATTCCCATCGTTAAGCGACCTTTGCGTGGAGGTGCTTGA
- the LOC125205664 gene encoding salviol synthase-like, which produces MEFNTSSTLIPLLSFLLFLFLFTFLKCLLTSKSTATSSLYSHLPGPKPLPIIGHLHLMLRATAPHHLFRRLAAEHGPLMHLQLGELHFLIVSSVDAARQIVKTHDATFANRPPGLVPETLLYSLSDIVFSPCGPHWRRLRRICMEGLLSARPVRSFRGIREEENLNLCREIASCEGLLVNLSEKIYLATYDVVARAAVKAKTEEREMMIAVVVESLRLGSGFMLADLFPSVKFLPLITGAWFKIRRMRRRLDRVLDGIIEQHRAAASDGDGGDGDGGARFVDVLLKFEKDGTLTTDLVKALLVDMFVAGTDTSATTVEWAMSEMIRNPSKLNKAQEEVRMVFEEQGYVDEDKFDKLKYLKLIIKETLRLHPPLPLLVPRMSAQRCEINGYEIPAGTRVVVQGWVLGRDPEYWNDVEKFIPERFEESLHDFHASNLEYMPFGAGRRICPGMLFGLANVEIPLAMLLYHFDWKMPSGMKHDELDMTEAFGATVNRKHPLRLIPIVKRPLRARV; this is translated from the exons ATGGAATTCAACACCTCATCAACACTCATACCTCTACTCTccttcctcctcttcctcttcctcttcacCTTTCTCAAATGTCTACTCACCTCAAAATCCACAGCCACTTCCTCCCTCTACTCCCACCTCCCCGGCCCCAAACCCCTCCCCATCATCGGCCACCTCCACCTCATGCTCCGCGCCACCGCCCCCCACCACCTCTTCCGCCGCCTCGCCGCCGAGCACGGCCCCCTCATGCACCTCCAGCTCGGCGAGCTCCACTTCCTCATCGTCTCCTCCGTCGACGCCGCGAGACAAATTGTCAAAACCCACGACGCCACCTTCGCGAACCGGCCCCCGGGCCTGGTGCCGGAGACGCTCCTCTACAGCCTCTCCGACATCGTCTTCTCCCCCTGCGGCCCGCACTGGCGCCGGCTCAGGAGGATCTGCATGGAGGGCCTCCTGAGCGCCCGGCCAGTGCGGTCGTTCCGCGGGATCAGGGAAGAGGAGAATTTGAATCTTTGCAGAGAAATCGCTTCCTGCGAAGGATTGTTGGTTAATCTTTCGGAAAAGATTTACCTTGCCACGTACGATGTGGTGGCCAGGGCGGCGGTGAAGGCGAAGACGGAGGAGCGGGAGATGATGATCGCAGTGGTGGTGGAGTCGCTGAGGCTGGGGTCGGGATTCATGCTGGCTGATCTGTTTCCTTCGGTGAAATTTCTGCCGCTAATTACTGGTGCTTGGTTTAAGATCAGGCGGATGCGGAGGAGACTGGACAGAGTGCTCGATGGCATCATCGAGCAGCACAGAGCGGCAGCGAGCGACGGCGACggtggtgatggtgatggtggtGCGAGGTTTGTGGATGTTCTTCTCAAGTTTGAAAAGGATGGGACTCTAACTACTGACCTCGTCAAAGCTTTGCTTGTg GACATGTTTGTTGCTGGAACTGACACATCAGCCACCACAGTGGAATGGGCAATGTCAGAAATGATAAGAAACCCTAGCAAACTCAACAAGGCTCAAGAAGAAGTAAGGATGGTTTTTGAAGAGCAGGGATACGTAGACGAAGATAAGTTCGATAAGctaaaatatctcaaattaatCATCAAAGAGACTCTAAGATTGCACCCTCCGTTGCCACTCCTAGTTCCAAGAATGAGTGCCCAAAGATGTGAAATAAATGGATACGAAATCCCAGCCGGAACAAGAGTGGTAGTGCAAGGATGGGTACTTGGAAGGGACCCCGAGTACTGGAACGATGTAGAGAAGTTTATACCTGAGAGATTTGAGGAAAGCTTGCATGATTTCCATGCGAGCAATCTCGAATACATGCCCTTTGGTGCGGGAAGGAGAATCTGTCCCGGCATGTTGTTCGGTTTGGCAAATGTGGAGATTCCACTTGCTATGCTTCTCTATCATTTTGATTGGAAAATGCCATCTGGGATGAAGCATGATGAATTGGATATGACGGAGGCCTTTGGCGCGACTGTTAATAGGAAACACCCTTTGCGCTTGATCCCTATTGTTAAGAGACCTTTACGTGCACGTGTTTGA
- the LOC125205668 gene encoding uncharacterized protein LOC125205668: MAAYAALISLMKVIDDIETHPSPPIFLDKQQVESLTEKLVFLQEFLESYNSPHAYSDEADPLEMRILDAAQAAEDVIESYIIDTIHLSAASTDHGASGDDDDDNDDDDDDDDGAGDDDGEQISCIHFYQDLQNEIEEVDMIKKEVTGI, encoded by the coding sequence ATGGCGGCTTATGCAGCTCTGATTTCTCTTATGAAAGTCATAGATGATATTGAAACTCATCCATCCCCTCCAATTTTTCTCGATAAACAACAAGTTGAATCTCTCACTGAAAAACTTGTGTTTTTGCAGGAATTTCTCGAAAGCTATAACTCTCCTCATGCATACAGCGATGAAGCAGATCCGTTGGAGATGCGCATTTTAGATGCAGCTCAAGCGGCTGAAGATGTGATCGAGTCATATATCATTGACACTATTCACCTTTCTGCGGCATCAACTGACCATGGTGCTagtggtgatgatgatgatgataatgatgatgatgatgatgatgatgatggtgctggtgatgatgatggtgaACAAATCAGTTGCATCCACTTCTATCAGGATCTGCAAAATGAGATTGAAGAAGTGGATATGATCAAAAAAGAGGTGACTGGAATTTAA
- the LOC125205667 gene encoding putative late blight resistance protein homolog R1A-10, with translation MVGFDDVLQQLLHRLTDGNTNLQIIPIVGMGGIGKTTLAKGAFEHKFIKDHFDICVWATISQDYNIVETLRQVLSRAGGSSSSMDEKELEVKLHKCLWGRRYLIILDDMWSIDVWDRLKFSFPCCSEGSRIVVTTRMSNLAAYLTDSYGVFKMGFLDEASSWTLFSKTVFGEQSFPTQLESIGKKIVEKCNGLPLAIVVIGGLMAKSEPTLEYWEHIKENLSSIVNSENDDYCLRILKLSYNHLPTYLKPCFLYMGVFEEDRVLSASEIVELWESEGFLKPLDNKSLTTIAKEYLQELVDRNLILVHELGLLGNVKSCKIHDLLRDLSMKEAQKQRFFYVLREESPVGVIRQHRIVIPRSTSKEKILNAFESMSHVRSCLLWCDKISDLELPKSRFLRTLHAQRLYPKRNTPTPVLFESFLCMCKLQSNCSGIYIH, from the coding sequence ATGGTAGGGTTTGATGATGTGCTTCAACAACTCCTGCATAGGCTTACTGATGGAAACACCAATCTCCAAATCATCCCTATCGTGGGGATGGGTGGCATCGGCAAAACTACTCTTGCAAAAGGTGCGTTTGAACACAAGTTTATCAAGGATCATTTTGATATATGTGTGTGGGCCACCATTTCTCAAGATTATAATATAGTAGAAACTCTTAGGCAAGTTCTCTCTCGAGCAGGAGGGTCCTCGAGTAGTATGGATGAGAAAGAATTGGAAGTAAAATTACACAAGTGTTTATGGGGTAGGAGGTATCTCATTATATTGGATGATATGTGGAGCATAGATGTGTGGGATAGGTTGAAATTTTCGTTTCCTTGTTGCAGTGAGGGTAGTCGAATAGTGGTAACAACTAGGATGTCCAACTTAGCTGCCTACTTAACTGATTCCTATGGAGTTTTTAAGATGGGGTTTCTAGATGAGGCTAGTAGTTGGACTTTGTTCTCCAAAACTGTATTTGGAGAACAAAGTTTTCCTACTCAACTCGAGAGCATTGGAAAGAAAATTGTGGAAAAGTGTAATGGACTTCCTTTGGCGATTGTTGTGATAGGGGGTCTAATGGCTAAATCCGAACCTACACTAGAATATTGGGAGCACATAAAGGAAAACTTAAGCTCAATAGTGAATTCGGAGAATGATGATTATTGCTTGAGAATATTAAAACTAAGTTATAATCATTTGCCTACCTATCTAAAGCCTTGTTTTCTTTACATGGGAGTGTTTGAGGAAGACCGTGTGCTTAGTGCTTCAGAAATTGTCGAGCTATGGGAGTCTGAAGGGTTTCTTAAACCATTAGACAACAAAAGCTTGACAACAATTGCAAAAGAGTACTTGCAAGAGCTAGTTGATAGGAATCTCATTTTAGTTCATGAGTTGGGGTTACTTGGGAATGTAAAATCCtgcaaaattcatgatttactAAGAGATTTATCAATGAAAGAAGCTCAAAAACAGaggtttttttatgttttgagaGAAGAAAGTCCTGTAGGCGTAATTAGGCAACACCGGATTGTTATTCCAAGAAGTACTTCTAAGGAAAAAATCCTCAATGCCTTTGAATCCATGTCACATGTTCGTTCTTGTTTACTATGGTGTGACAAGATTAGTGATCTAGAATTGCCAAAATCTAGATTTCTGAGGACACTACATGCCCAGAGACTTTATCCAAAGAGAAATACCCCAACACCTGTGCTTTTCGAATCGTTCCTCTGCATGTGCAAACTTCAATCAAATTGCTCTGGAATCTACATACACTAA